The proteins below are encoded in one region of Haloarcula marismortui ATCC 43049:
- a CDS encoding PAS domain S-box protein, translating into MNGSARGGLCPDPDDDEGLIVSDSDGMIVDVTEPLPRVTGYSKSELLGMETAALFWLRDGDNHSGHTRAPVSETEGRSHGLLECADGSRITVEQRSYTVRPEAETHVCTTVLFPGDGEAAASATSRDEPPMSTVDALSRLQRTAMDDDSVEDTVERLLALGCEYLGASAGAVARVDDDTYVVEHTTGETDVYEQGRAVPFEETIIDEHVTGGASERRAFTVAKGQRESPDSDVRGATMCVPVIVGDDNYGVVEFTGPATRERPFGQREREFVELLAQWLGNELGRRRRVEDLERYESIVEAVDDPMYALDTDGCFTFVNDAAKREFGYGEEIIGEHVSIGMEAADIERIQGQIKKLLGTDERSATAEFELQVEDGERRIVENRLALIGDDEFRGTAGVLRDVTARQERKRELEQYETVAQTASDVIITIDTDSVVQNVNPAVSAVFGYEPEELIGQPMTALIPERLRAGHAAGISRYLSTGERALDWEYIEIPGCRADGTEVPLGVSFSEYEFQGEQYFTGIIRDISERKESERELESFQRAIEEAADGVAILADGEYEYVDQTHVDMYGFDEKDQLLGESWRKLYDDEETARLEAEAFPALEADGHWQGMVTGTRPDESTFPAELSLTIIDDGRLVCTVRDETERKARERELALKNRAMDEATVGIQITDPTQADNPLVYVNDGFERMTGYTAEDALGRNPRFLQGADTDPEQVARLREAIDADEPVSVELKNYRKDGTPYWARLSITPVTGENGTVTNYVGIQQDVTERRERKRQADARVDFLERMYEVTTDPETGFEEKISGLLEAGCEHLDLSYGYLSRIDMDDDPTPGIHVISTVGSHERIQPGESGLLSESYCHRTIDHEGALALTDAAESELISDVAYETFGLDTYIGGNVVAGDELYGTLCFASNESRDALFGQFERSLVSLLGRWVGYEIEQRDAREKLRQQQERLELTLSGTNTGITEWNLETDALNSDDTFIDLVGQDVDTAEEYFECVIHPDDREHVRETLEANLAARAPTKIEYRVQTDDDDTRWLQSRAVPTYDDDGSQESVLAIVTDISTRKAKECERQRNERRFKSLFADPGMLVGLLDTDGTLLEINETALKYVEQTAAELAGQPFPETPWWSHSEALQQDLREWIRRAADGEYVEYSAIHPGPDGDRSHIEGVIRPVTDTDGTVTSLLISGRDVTERERQRSELRDRQRKLDLVLSNTDTTFAEFDFAAGSVQWDEAMGSSEFGSPETLDEFFETIHPDDRERIRSEIETAGDSGEPNSVEFRFVEPDGTVVWVVGQAVPVTDDEGNLTERVVGIATDITDLKQREQALEDSRQRYQTLLQAAPDPIFVADAETGEIVEANAAAEELRGQPRDDIIGRHQTELHPEEAGGLYEDVFEQAFDDASTITELPDGTQPELATPDGETVPIEISAAAVSLPDGPVLFGVFRDVSDREERKRELELKERAMDEANVGITISDPDREGNPLVYVNDGFVDQTGYSREEALGRNCRFLQRDDRDQSALDELRKAIASEEPSIVELRNYRKDGEQFWNRLSVTPIYDDVGTLANYIGIQQDVSDEKTREQRIRALHGTTRELLEADDKDEAVAKALDTLSEELDFQLAGVYLREGDELVHAGTVGATPDATPNRIERGRTPLWDAIESGESMMIEDYGSLWGDIERGDVSKGLYIPVGEQGVFVVGAADSTRLDESEQRLVEVLAGNFASVLDTLVRQDELFEERERFQLLTESIEEYAFLVVDDDGTIQTWNSGAETLFGYDADTAVGMSMGQLHRESDRESGVPDRLLQQARIGSESSHEGWRVRADGSEFYADVRYAKLETDDGESRGYAKIVRDMTDERRQRRRTERFVEESEDVVTVVDPDGTVTYASGSAKGVFGYEPDSLAGENIFDYLHPDGREHATETFFSCVENSESTTAECRLRAPDGGWFNVEGRCRNMLDDDAIDGILVYLRNVTEQRERARRFEGIFNQTYQFTGLLNPDGTVIEANDAALDFGGLDRDEIVGKHFADIPWWSHSDTERDNVRDALERAASGEFVRYETEVRGVDGLGTIDFSVKPVTDQDENVTLLVVEGRDITARQQRRQHLQVMQRVFRHNIRNDLTVLRGRTEALADESDPDKRAQMVATVEKTLDKWERMTTRMKQVREVLDSRQHHETATEVPVLVERAITETTAMYPDAAIETALDGVDSVTAPAVLSEAVTELLKNAVEVSAPESVELGCTRPNEDWLELTITDCGPGMPETEIDVIETGEETPLTHGQGLGLWMVRMVIKQVGGEVSADVTDNGTTVRLRIPL; encoded by the coding sequence ATGAATGGTAGCGCACGCGGAGGCCTGTGCCCGGATCCTGACGACGACGAAGGGTTGATTGTGAGTGACTCTGATGGCATGATTGTCGACGTAACCGAACCCCTTCCCCGGGTGACCGGCTACTCGAAATCGGAGTTACTTGGGATGGAGACGGCTGCCCTGTTCTGGCTTCGAGACGGTGACAACCACAGCGGACATACCCGGGCTCCGGTATCTGAGACGGAGGGCCGCTCTCACGGACTTCTCGAGTGCGCAGATGGATCACGAATCACCGTCGAACAACGGAGCTACACGGTTCGCCCGGAGGCAGAAACACACGTCTGCACGACGGTGCTGTTTCCGGGTGACGGCGAGGCGGCGGCGTCAGCGACGAGCCGTGACGAGCCGCCGATGTCTACAGTGGACGCCCTCAGCCGACTACAACGAACGGCCATGGACGACGACAGCGTCGAAGACACTGTGGAGCGACTGCTCGCGCTGGGCTGTGAGTACCTCGGAGCGAGCGCCGGTGCGGTCGCACGTGTCGACGACGACACGTACGTTGTCGAGCACACCACCGGCGAGACTGACGTGTACGAGCAGGGACGGGCCGTGCCATTTGAAGAAACTATTATTGACGAGCACGTCACCGGGGGTGCATCTGAGCGGCGCGCGTTCACCGTCGCCAAGGGCCAGCGTGAGTCCCCCGATTCGGACGTGCGTGGAGCGACTATGTGTGTGCCCGTCATCGTCGGAGATGACAACTATGGCGTCGTCGAGTTCACCGGACCGGCCACACGCGAGCGGCCGTTCGGCCAGCGGGAACGGGAGTTCGTCGAACTCCTCGCGCAGTGGCTCGGAAACGAACTCGGGCGTCGTCGCCGAGTCGAGGACTTGGAGCGGTACGAAAGCATTGTCGAGGCTGTCGACGACCCCATGTACGCGCTCGACACCGACGGGTGCTTCACCTTCGTCAACGACGCCGCGAAACGCGAGTTCGGCTACGGCGAGGAGATCATCGGCGAACACGTTTCCATCGGGATGGAAGCAGCGGACATCGAACGGATTCAGGGACAGATCAAGAAACTGCTTGGCACGGATGAGCGGTCGGCCACTGCCGAGTTCGAACTGCAGGTAGAAGACGGAGAGCGTCGTATCGTGGAGAACCGCCTCGCCCTGATCGGGGACGACGAGTTCCGCGGGACTGCAGGGGTCCTCCGGGATGTCACTGCTCGACAGGAGCGCAAGCGCGAACTCGAACAGTACGAGACGGTCGCGCAAACTGCTTCGGATGTAATCATCACAATCGACACGGACAGCGTCGTCCAGAACGTGAACCCCGCCGTGTCGGCCGTCTTCGGGTACGAACCCGAAGAACTGATTGGTCAGCCGATGACAGCCCTGATTCCCGAGCGGTTACGGGCCGGCCACGCCGCCGGCATCAGTCGCTATCTCAGTACCGGCGAGCGGGCGCTGGACTGGGAGTACATCGAAATTCCTGGCTGCCGCGCCGACGGGACGGAAGTCCCCCTCGGTGTCTCCTTCAGCGAATACGAGTTCCAGGGCGAGCAGTACTTCACCGGTATCATCAGGGACATCAGCGAGCGAAAGGAGAGCGAGCGCGAACTCGAATCATTCCAGCGGGCGATCGAGGAGGCGGCCGACGGCGTGGCGATTCTGGCGGACGGCGAGTACGAGTACGTCGACCAGACCCACGTCGACATGTACGGCTTCGACGAAAAAGACCAGTTGCTCGGCGAGTCGTGGCGGAAACTGTACGACGACGAGGAGACGGCCCGCCTCGAAGCGGAGGCCTTCCCGGCGCTCGAAGCCGACGGCCACTGGCAGGGAATGGTAACTGGAACACGGCCGGACGAGTCGACGTTCCCGGCCGAACTATCTCTGACCATCATCGACGATGGCAGGCTCGTCTGTACGGTCCGTGACGAGACTGAGCGCAAGGCTCGGGAACGCGAACTCGCATTGAAAAACCGAGCGATGGACGAGGCTACCGTCGGCATCCAGATCACCGACCCGACACAGGCAGACAACCCGCTGGTCTACGTCAACGACGGCTTTGAGCGGATGACCGGCTACACTGCTGAGGACGCCCTCGGTCGGAATCCACGATTCCTCCAGGGTGCGGACACCGACCCCGAGCAGGTGGCACGACTCCGGGAGGCAATCGATGCAGACGAGCCGGTCTCGGTCGAACTGAAGAACTACCGCAAGGACGGGACGCCATACTGGGCACGGCTCTCTATTACGCCGGTGACTGGCGAGAACGGAACGGTGACGAACTACGTCGGCATTCAACAGGATGTCACCGAGCGGAGAGAGCGAAAACGGCAGGCAGATGCGCGGGTCGACTTCCTCGAACGCATGTACGAGGTGACGACTGATCCGGAGACAGGATTCGAAGAGAAGATTTCCGGTCTGTTGGAAGCAGGGTGTGAGCATCTGGACCTTTCGTACGGGTACTTGAGCCGCATCGACATGGACGACGACCCAACCCCCGGAATCCATGTTATCAGCACAGTCGGCTCTCACGAACGCATCCAGCCGGGCGAATCGGGGCTGCTCTCGGAGTCGTACTGTCATCGGACAATCGACCATGAGGGTGCGCTGGCACTCACAGACGCTGCCGAGAGCGAGTTGATAAGCGACGTAGCGTACGAGACCTTCGGACTCGATACGTATATCGGGGGGAACGTCGTTGCCGGCGACGAACTGTACGGGACATTGTGTTTCGCCTCGAACGAGTCACGAGACGCTTTGTTCGGGCAGTTCGAGCGCTCGCTCGTCAGTCTGCTCGGCCGATGGGTGGGCTACGAAATCGAGCAGCGTGACGCTCGCGAGAAACTGCGTCAACAGCAGGAGCGACTCGAACTGACGCTGTCGGGAACGAACACCGGAATCACGGAGTGGAACTTGGAGACGGACGCGTTGAACTCGGACGATACCTTCATCGACCTTGTCGGCCAAGACGTAGACACTGCCGAGGAGTATTTCGAGTGCGTCATCCACCCTGACGACAGAGAGCACGTCCGGGAGACGCTGGAAGCGAACCTTGCTGCGAGAGCGCCGACCAAAATCGAGTACCGCGTACAAACCGACGACGACGACACGCGATGGCTGCAGAGCCGGGCGGTCCCGACCTACGACGACGACGGGAGTCAGGAGAGCGTGCTCGCTATCGTAACGGACATTTCGACGCGAAAAGCCAAAGAATGCGAGCGGCAACGCAACGAGCGACGGTTCAAGTCGTTGTTCGCGGACCCGGGGATGCTCGTCGGGTTGCTCGACACCGACGGCACGCTCTTGGAGATAAACGAGACGGCACTGAAGTACGTCGAGCAGACGGCAGCGGAACTGGCGGGCCAACCGTTCCCGGAGACCCCGTGGTGGAGCCACTCCGAAGCGCTGCAGCAAGACCTCCGCGAGTGGATTCGGCGCGCCGCCGACGGGGAGTACGTCGAGTACAGTGCGATTCACCCCGGACCCGATGGGGACCGAAGCCACATCGAGGGAGTAATCCGTCCAGTGACCGATACCGACGGGACAGTCACGTCACTGCTCATCTCCGGACGGGACGTGACAGAGCGCGAGCGACAGCGGAGCGAACTCCGGGACCGACAGCGAAAGCTCGACCTCGTCTTATCGAACACCGACACGACGTTTGCCGAATTTGATTTCGCCGCCGGGTCAGTCCAGTGGGACGAGGCGATGGGCAGCAGCGAGTTCGGCTCGCCGGAGACGCTCGACGAGTTTTTCGAAACGATTCACCCTGATGACCGCGAGCGCATCCGTTCCGAAATCGAGACCGCAGGAGACAGCGGCGAACCGAACAGCGTCGAATTCCGCTTCGTCGAACCGGACGGCACGGTCGTATGGGTCGTTGGACAGGCTGTACCGGTCACGGACGACGAAGGTAACCTGACAGAGAGAGTCGTGGGAATCGCGACGGACATCACCGACCTCAAGCAGCGTGAGCAAGCACTCGAAGACAGCCGGCAACGGTACCAGACGCTCCTGCAGGCCGCCCCGGACCCGATATTCGTCGCGGACGCCGAGACCGGCGAGATAGTCGAAGCGAATGCGGCCGCCGAGGAGCTACGGGGACAGCCACGGGACGACATCATCGGACGACACCAGACCGAGCTCCATCCCGAAGAGGCCGGGGGCCTGTACGAGGACGTCTTCGAGCAAGCCTTCGACGATGCGTCGACAATCACGGAACTCCCAGACGGGACCCAACCGGAGTTAGCTACTCCCGACGGCGAGACCGTTCCCATCGAAATCAGCGCCGCCGCCGTCTCACTTCCCGACGGCCCCGTTCTGTTCGGTGTGTTCCGCGACGTGTCCGACCGGGAAGAGCGAAAACGCGAACTCGAACTGAAAGAGCGAGCGATGGACGAGGCGAACGTCGGAATCACCATCAGCGACCCCGACCGGGAGGGCAACCCGTTGGTGTATGTAAACGACGGGTTCGTCGACCAGACCGGCTACTCCCGCGAAGAAGCACTCGGACGGAACTGTCGGTTCCTGCAACGCGACGACAGGGATCAGTCGGCACTCGATGAGCTTCGGAAGGCGATTGCCAGCGAGGAGCCATCCATCGTCGAGCTACGGAACTATCGGAAGGACGGCGAGCAGTTCTGGAACCGCCTCTCTGTGACCCCCATCTACGACGATGTCGGCACGCTGGCGAACTACATCGGCATCCAGCAGGATGTGTCCGACGAGAAGACCAGAGAGCAACGGATACGAGCGCTCCACGGAACGACGAGGGAACTCCTCGAAGCCGACGACAAGGACGAGGCAGTGGCGAAGGCGCTCGACACTCTGTCGGAGGAGCTCGACTTCCAACTCGCTGGCGTCTACCTGCGCGAAGGGGACGAACTCGTCCACGCAGGGACAGTCGGTGCGACTCCGGACGCAACGCCTAATCGAATCGAACGCGGACGAACGCCTCTGTGGGACGCTATAGAGAGCGGCGAATCAATGATGATTGAGGACTACGGGTCACTTTGGGGCGATATCGAGCGCGGGGATGTGTCCAAGGGCCTGTACATCCCGGTCGGTGAGCAGGGTGTCTTCGTCGTTGGAGCCGCCGATAGTACCCGCCTCGACGAGAGCGAACAGCGACTCGTCGAGGTCTTGGCCGGGAACTTCGCGTCGGTACTCGACACGCTCGTCCGCCAGGACGAACTGTTCGAGGAACGTGAACGGTTCCAGTTGCTGACCGAGAGCATCGAGGAGTACGCGTTCCTCGTCGTCGACGACGACGGGACGATACAGACCTGGAACAGCGGCGCGGAGACGCTGTTCGGGTACGACGCCGACACTGCTGTCGGCATGTCGATGGGGCAGCTCCATCGCGAATCGGACCGCGAGTCGGGGGTTCCCGATCGTCTGCTCCAACAAGCCCGAATCGGCAGCGAGAGCAGCCACGAAGGCTGGCGGGTCCGCGCTGACGGGTCGGAGTTCTACGCCGATGTCCGGTACGCGAAACTCGAGACTGACGACGGCGAGTCCCGCGGCTACGCGAAAATCGTCCGCGATATGACCGACGAGCGGCGTCAGCGACGCCGGACCGAGCGGTTCGTCGAGGAGTCAGAGGACGTGGTGACAGTCGTCGACCCGGACGGCACCGTCACCTACGCCAGCGGGTCCGCAAAGGGGGTGTTCGGTTACGAGCCCGATTCGCTCGCCGGAGAGAATATCTTCGACTATCTCCACCCGGACGGGCGTGAGCACGCGACGGAGACGTTCTTTAGCTGTGTCGAAAATTCTGAGAGCACCACAGCGGAGTGTCGGCTCCGGGCACCAGATGGCGGCTGGTTCAATGTCGAAGGGCGATGCCGGAACATGCTCGACGACGACGCCATCGATGGCATTCTCGTCTATCTCCGCAACGTGACAGAACAGAGAGAACGCGCCCGGCGATTCGAGGGCATCTTCAATCAGACCTACCAGTTTACCGGACTGTTGAACCCGGACGGGACAGTCATCGAGGCCAACGACGCCGCACTGGACTTCGGCGGGCTGGACCGAGACGAGATAGTCGGGAAACACTTCGCCGACATTCCGTGGTGGAGTCACTCCGACACCGAACGAGACAATGTCCGAGACGCCCTAGAGCGGGCCGCAAGCGGTGAGTTCGTCCGGTACGAAACAGAGGTGCGCGGCGTCGACGGACTCGGGACAATCGATTTCTCGGTGAAACCCGTCACCGACCAGGATGAGAACGTCACGCTGCTGGTCGTCGAAGGACGCGATATCACGGCCCGCCAGCAGCGACGCCAGCACCTGCAGGTCATGCAGCGCGTGTTCCGGCACAACATCCGAAACGACCTGACGGTACTCCGTGGCCGGACAGAGGCACTCGCCGACGAGTCGGACCCAGACAAGCGCGCTCAGATGGTGGCGACAGTCGAGAAAACCCTCGACAAGTGGGAACGGATGACGACCCGGATGAAACAGGTCCGTGAGGTCCTCGACTCCCGGCAGCATCACGAAACTGCCACCGAGGTGCCGGTACTCGTCGAACGCGCAATCACCGAAACGACTGCCATGTACCCCGACGCGGCAATCGAGACGGCCCTCGACGGCGTCGACTCGGTCACTGCTCCAGCGGTTCTCAGCGAGGCCGTCACTGAACTTCTCAAAAACGCCGTCGAAGTGAGCGCTCCCGAAAGCGTGGAACTTGGCTGCACTCGACCGAACGAGGACTGGCTCGAGCTAACCATTACCGACTGCGGGCCGGGAATGCCGGAGACGGAAATCGACGTCATCGAGACCGGCGAAGAGACGCCGTTGACTCACGGCCAAGGGCTCGGTCTCTGGATGGTCAGAATGGTTATCAAACAGGTCGGTGGCGAGGTATCGGCCGACGTCACGGACAACGGGACGACCGTTCGGCTCCGGATTCCGCTCTGA
- a CDS encoding phosphoenolpyruvate hydrolase family protein has translation MEYTREESLLRLRETVEQGNPIIGAGAGTGISAKFAERGGVDLLIIYNSGRYRMSGRGSLAGLLPYGDANEIVCEMGHEVIPVVEDTPVLAGVNGTDPFRQMDVFLADLKRRGFSGVQNFPTVGLIDEDSGFRQNLEETGMGYDKEVDMIREAASQDMLTCPYVFNETQAREMAEAGADVIVSHMGLTTSGDIGAETALDLEAAAERVQAHHDAAKDVNEDVLVICHGGPIAWPDDATYVLEHTDGVVGFFGASSIERLPTEEAIENQAREFKEIDIQ, from the coding sequence ATGGAATACACACGTGAGGAGTCGCTCTTGCGACTTCGAGAGACCGTCGAGCAGGGTAATCCGATAATTGGCGCCGGTGCGGGGACCGGAATCTCCGCGAAGTTCGCCGAGCGCGGCGGCGTCGACTTGCTTATCATCTACAACTCCGGCCGCTACCGAATGAGCGGGCGCGGGTCACTCGCTGGACTACTCCCATACGGTGACGCAAACGAGATCGTCTGTGAAATGGGCCACGAGGTCATTCCCGTTGTCGAAGACACGCCGGTGCTTGCGGGCGTCAACGGCACTGATCCGTTTCGGCAAATGGACGTGTTCCTCGCAGATCTAAAGCGGCGAGGGTTCTCCGGGGTGCAGAACTTCCCGACAGTCGGCCTCATCGACGAGGACAGCGGGTTTCGGCAAAATCTCGAAGAGACCGGGATGGGCTACGACAAGGAAGTCGATATGATCCGAGAGGCCGCCAGCCAGGATATGCTCACTTGCCCGTACGTGTTCAACGAGACACAGGCCCGTGAGATGGCCGAGGCAGGCGCTGATGTTATTGTCTCACACATGGGGCTGACGACATCCGGCGACATCGGTGCGGAGACGGCACTTGATTTGGAAGCGGCGGCCGAGCGGGTGCAGGCCCATCACGATGCCGCGAAGGACGTGAACGAAGACGTCCTCGTCATCTGTCACGGCGGCCCGATCGCGTGGCCCGATGACGCCACGTACGTGCTTGAACATACTGACGGCGTCGTCGGCTTCTTCGGAGCCTCCAGCATCGAACGGCTGCCGACGGAGGAAGCCATCGAGAACCAGGCTCGCGAATTCAAAGAAATCGACATCCAATGA
- a CDS encoding Tm-1-like ATP-binding domain-containing protein has protein sequence MAIVLVGTLDTKGEEFAFARDVIEAQGVDVHVIDVGVLDDAEFEPDTTATEVAEAAGTTLDVLREESDRGEAMTAMGEGAAAVVTDLFESGELAGVLGLGGSGNTSIATRAMRALPVGVPKLMVSTMASGDTEPYVGSTDIAMMYSVADIEGLNQLSRQVISNAALAIVGMGTTESDVTVEDRPTVGITMFGVTTPCVQAAREHLEGWGYETIVFHATGTGGQAMERLIREGIIDGVLDITTTEWADELVGGVLNAGPERLDAAAQTGVPQVVSTGALDMVNFGPRDSVPDEFEGRQFHVHNPQVTLMRTTPEECAELGEILATKLNAATGPAAVALPLGGVSVLDVEGKDFYDPEADAALFDAIHKHIDPAVELFEMEAPINDEAFARALAEKLDEYMRAAGVGP, from the coding sequence ATGGCGATCGTTCTCGTGGGGACGCTCGATACAAAAGGCGAGGAGTTCGCCTTCGCCCGCGATGTCATTGAGGCTCAGGGCGTCGACGTACACGTCATCGACGTGGGCGTGCTTGACGACGCCGAGTTTGAGCCGGACACGACCGCTACCGAAGTAGCCGAAGCTGCTGGGACGACCCTCGACGTATTACGTGAGGAAAGCGATCGAGGTGAGGCGATGACAGCGATGGGCGAGGGGGCTGCTGCCGTCGTCACCGACCTCTTCGAGTCTGGGGAACTGGCGGGCGTCCTCGGACTCGGCGGATCCGGGAATACGTCGATTGCGACCAGAGCGATGCGGGCCCTCCCAGTTGGCGTGCCGAAGCTGATGGTCTCGACGATGGCTTCGGGCGACACCGAGCCGTACGTCGGCTCGACTGACATCGCGATGATGTACTCCGTCGCAGATATTGAGGGGCTCAATCAGCTCTCACGGCAGGTCATTTCGAACGCCGCGCTGGCGATAGTCGGGATGGGAACTACCGAGTCAGACGTGACGGTCGAGGACCGTCCGACCGTCGGCATCACGATGTTCGGTGTCACCACGCCCTGCGTCCAGGCTGCCAGAGAACACCTCGAAGGATGGGGATACGAGACCATCGTCTTCCACGCCACCGGCACTGGCGGGCAGGCGATGGAGCGGCTGATCCGGGAAGGTATCATCGACGGCGTGCTCGACATAACGACGACGGAGTGGGCGGACGAACTCGTCGGCGGTGTGCTCAACGCCGGGCCAGAGCGACTGGACGCCGCAGCCCAGACGGGCGTTCCGCAGGTTGTCTCGACGGGGGCGCTCGACATGGTAAACTTCGGCCCGCGTGATTCGGTCCCCGATGAGTTCGAGGGGCGACAGTTCCACGTCCACAACCCGCAGGTGACGCTGATGCGAACCACGCCCGAGGAATGTGCGGAGCTGGGCGAAATCCTCGCAACAAAGCTGAATGCCGCGACTGGCCCAGCGGCAGTGGCACTTCCGCTCGGCGGGGTCTCGGTGCTAGATGTCGAGGGTAAAGACTTCTACGACCCCGAGGCGGATGCAGCGCTGTTCGACGCCATCCACAAGCACATCGACCCGGCGGTCGAACTGTTCGAAATGGAGGCCCCCATCAACGACGAAGCGTTCGCACGGGCACTGGCGGAGAAACTGGACGAGTACATGCGTGCCGCCGGCGTCGGTCCCTGA
- a CDS encoding cupin domain-containing protein: MSDYFVASDDVESQLFDWGALKWLSTPEVTGGERFSAGVVKLEPGKGHERHTHPESDEILYVVRGEGEQEVDDETRDIATGDMVFIPEGVEHGTVNTGWEPLILFAVYAPPGPEDVLRNLPECEIVPAGKLPTPENVDSEAK; the protein is encoded by the coding sequence ATGAGTGACTACTTCGTCGCCTCCGACGACGTGGAGAGCCAACTGTTCGATTGGGGCGCTCTCAAGTGGCTGAGCACACCTGAAGTCACTGGTGGAGAGCGGTTCAGCGCCGGCGTCGTGAAACTCGAACCCGGCAAGGGCCACGAGCGACACACCCACCCCGAGAGCGACGAGATCCTGTACGTCGTTCGCGGCGAGGGCGAACAGGAGGTCGACGACGAAACTCGTGATATCGCCACCGGCGATATGGTGTTCATCCCCGAAGGCGTCGAACACGGAACGGTCAACACTGGATGGGAGCCGCTCATCCTGTTCGCGGTCTACGCGCCGCCGGGACCGGAAGACGTGCTTCGTAACCTCCCTGAGTGTGAGATAGTTCCAGCCGGCAAGCTTCCAACGCCCGAAAACGTCGATTCGGAGGCGAAGTGA
- a CDS encoding sensor histidine kinase, giving the protein MVTVGRHAVDVEAATETVTVHVADNGPGVPDSQKAEIFGRGEMGAKSHGSGIGLYLVNTLVNIYEGEVTVEDRGVWLDEPELEGSVFSVTFQRA; this is encoded by the coding sequence CTGGTCACGGTAGGCCGCCATGCGGTCGACGTTGAGGCAGCGACCGAGACTGTCACCGTTCACGTCGCCGACAACGGTCCGGGCGTGCCCGACAGTCAGAAGGCGGAGATATTCGGTCGCGGCGAGATGGGGGCAAAGAGCCACGGGTCCGGTATCGGGCTCTACCTCGTGAACACGCTCGTAAACATATACGAGGGCGAGGTCACCGTCGAGGACCGCGGGGTGTGGCTCGACGAACCGGAACTCGAGGGCAGCGTGTTCAGCGTGACGTTCCAGCGGGCCTGA
- a CDS encoding IS6 family transposase: MQLADLLRKTLDEDSQDVWENERTPTPVRRFGVRLHTAGLSIRETVAILDLLGVDRSHGAVWNWVHTLSEAQSDPPTAEPSRVAVDEKQIEVDGEKKWLYAAVDTESKLLLEVDVFSRRGTDPAAAFLHRLTQKHDVADSVFLVDAGAYLTALSRHDLSGWLDYRIRNHIEKWFQTVTMRIDRFHSFWRGSQSSAKQWLRRFRHHYNHERPNQALDGKTPAEEIQN, from the coding sequence ATGCAACTCGCAGACCTCCTCAGAAAGACGTTAGATGAGGACAGCCAAGACGTTTGGGAGAATGAGCGCACCCCAACACCCGTCCGGCGATTTGGGGTGCGTCTCCATACTGCGGGGCTGTCGATCAGAGAGACGGTTGCTATCTTAGACCTGCTGGGTGTCGATCGTTCTCACGGCGCGGTCTGGAATTGGGTGCATACACTGTCTGAAGCCCAGAGCGACCCGCCGACGGCGGAGCCGTCGCGGGTCGCGGTCGATGAGAAACAAATCGAGGTTGACGGCGAAAAGAAGTGGTTGTACGCCGCTGTGGACACCGAGTCAAAACTGCTGCTTGAAGTTGACGTGTTCAGCCGCCGCGGGACTGACCCCGCGGCGGCGTTCCTGCATCGACTCACTCAGAAACACGATGTCGCCGATTCAGTGTTTCTCGTTGATGCTGGCGCCTATCTGACTGCCCTCTCACGTCACGATTTGAGCGGTTGGCTCGACTACCGAATCCGGAACCACATTGAAAAGTGGTTCCAGACTGTGACCATGCGCATCGACCGCTTTCACTCCTTCTGGAGGGGCAGTCAATCAAGCGCGAAACAGTGGTTACGACGATTCAGACACCACTACAACCACGAACGGCCGAACCAAGCTCTTGACGGAAAAACGCCAGCTGAGGAGATCCAGAACTAG
- a CDS encoding ASCH domain-containing protein: MTLLFKPRHIAAIRDGTKTATRRDWADNYPRPSEGDIRMAVTEMFTSDEACDCYLRITNLYQEPLGEMSHEDARKEGGYDMAEFRKAWTQINGDWDPELVVDVVEFEYVGRERPSESAASGA; the protein is encoded by the coding sequence ATGACACTTCTGTTCAAACCCCGCCACATTGCGGCGATTCGAGACGGCACGAAGACGGCGACCCGCCGTGACTGGGCTGACAACTACCCGCGACCGTCCGAGGGCGACATCCGAATGGCTGTGACAGAGATGTTCACCAGCGACGAAGCGTGTGACTGCTATCTTCGTATCACTAACCTGTATCAAGAACCGCTCGGCGAGATGAGCCACGAGGACGCTCGAAAGGAAGGTGGCTATGACATGGCCGAGTTCCGCAAGGCATGGACGCAGATCAACGGCGACTGGGACCCGGAACTTGTCGTTGACGTCGTTGAGTTCGAATACGTCGGCAGAGAGCGGCCGAGCGAGTCCGCAGCAAGTGGTGCCTGA